A single region of the Solwaraspora sp. WMMD406 genome encodes:
- a CDS encoding FGGY family carbohydrate kinase: MSILALDLGTSSVRGLILDNAAVPLPGALARRKVALAVDRDGAATLDPADYLAALIDCVDDLAQAGRLDGVELVATAAQWHSVLPLDATGAPIGPLMTWLDTRPTVLPGAPRPQDDADFHRRTGTWWHRFYWTVRLPWLRRHGADRPVRFVGLPEFVFADLLDTAPMSVSQASGTGLLDLVTLDWDAEACQLAGVRSGELPDLAAADWRGRLRDGYARRWPALAEVPWTAAIGDGAASNIGSGCVDASRAAVTVGTSAAVRLVQAAPAGVPLSPLPDNLWRYRVDHTRIVTGRAYSAGGNLYGWANRELRLPRGAELDRALDLIEPGEGVPADPRFGGDRPPGRAPAGAGELRGLGFGTTAVDILAGLMEGVCKQVAGDLDSLESTVDGSVDEVILGGGALAASRWWRRAFGVVLAPRQVRYMPDPEVGATGAALVALGRLDGPGPLTDIGQTDDADSATKSAPGQPLYPS, from the coding sequence ATGAGCATCCTCGCACTCGATCTCGGCACCTCGTCGGTACGTGGCCTGATCCTCGACAACGCGGCGGTGCCGCTGCCGGGAGCCCTGGCCCGGCGGAAGGTGGCGTTGGCCGTCGACCGTGACGGCGCCGCCACCCTGGACCCCGCCGACTACCTGGCCGCGTTGATCGACTGCGTCGACGATCTCGCGCAGGCGGGCCGGCTCGACGGCGTCGAACTGGTCGCCACCGCCGCCCAGTGGCACTCGGTGCTGCCGTTGGACGCCACCGGCGCGCCGATCGGACCGTTGATGACCTGGCTGGACACCCGGCCGACGGTGCTGCCCGGCGCGCCCCGACCGCAGGACGACGCGGACTTCCACCGCCGTACCGGCACGTGGTGGCACCGGTTCTACTGGACCGTACGGCTGCCGTGGCTGCGCCGGCACGGGGCCGACCGCCCGGTGCGCTTCGTCGGTCTGCCCGAGTTCGTCTTCGCCGACCTGCTCGACACGGCACCGATGTCCGTCTCGCAGGCATCCGGTACCGGCCTGCTCGACCTGGTCACCCTGGACTGGGACGCCGAGGCGTGCCAGCTCGCCGGGGTACGCTCGGGTGAGCTGCCCGACCTGGCCGCCGCGGACTGGCGTGGCCGGCTGCGGGACGGGTACGCCCGCCGCTGGCCGGCGCTGGCGGAGGTGCCCTGGACAGCGGCGATCGGTGACGGTGCCGCGTCCAACATCGGGTCCGGGTGCGTCGACGCGAGCAGGGCGGCGGTCACTGTCGGCACCTCCGCCGCCGTACGCCTGGTGCAGGCCGCCCCGGCCGGGGTACCGCTTTCGCCGTTGCCGGACAACCTGTGGCGATACCGGGTCGACCACACCCGCATCGTGACAGGTCGGGCGTACTCGGCCGGTGGCAACCTCTACGGCTGGGCGAACCGGGAGCTGCGGCTGCCGCGCGGCGCCGAGCTGGACCGGGCGTTGGACCTGATCGAACCCGGTGAAGGCGTACCGGCCGACCCCCGTTTCGGCGGTGACCGCCCGCCCGGCCGGGCCCCGGCCGGTGCCGGTGAGCTGCGCGGACTCGGGTTCGGCACGACGGCGGTGGACATCCTCGCCGGCCTGATGGAAGGGGTCTGCAAGCAGGTCGCCGGCGACCTGGACAGCCTGGAGTCTACGGTGGATGGATCGGTCGACGAGGTGATCCTCGGCGGCGGCGCGCTCGCCGCCTCCCGATGGTGGCGGCGAGCCTTCGGAGTGGTCCTCGCGCCCCGGCAGGTGCGGTACATGCCGGATCCCGAGGTGGGAGCCACCGGAGCCGCGCTGGTGGCCCTCGGCCGCCTCGACGGCCCGGGACCGCTCACCGACATCGGCCAGACGGACGATGCCGACTCGGCGACTAAGTCAGCGCCCGGTCAGCCGCTGTATCCTTCGTGA
- a CDS encoding nitrate- and nitrite sensing domain-containing protein, whose translation MVVAPGGPSDSMVPNHRRRLTDNGGVVPHRRRLRLRPRDWRMGTKLTAVLIIPSVAFLVVASVQTGSLVGQATVLNGFASQVEVGSQITALVHELQQERDRSAGELAARQDAPARFDPVVSAETLQAHYDAVDRRITDFRAAAEPLVSADAAWQVAYSRVSESLDQLPSLRASVSGGVVGADTVFGNYTRAIDALLTLLAEPSPGVDRPDLTQAVLRYVQIARVKEFGSQIRARLYAAARVGQYGPEDLVELTDLRAQQLTALAEFRVTATNTQIARYQQATADARFGAAVALEETTIAGGAASPAVLEPDQWWTASQDRHQLLREVESAVLDNAISQADARSTQQLRQTLLVAGAVLGVLFIALLTSVAIGRSIARSLRTLRSQALQVAQLDLPDALQRLRSVEAGVPQIEVAPAAVRTRDEVGEVAEAFVAVHRSAVTVAVEQAVMRRNVNAMFVNLARRSQVLVERQLELLDELERDEGDPDQLDNLFKLDHLAARMRRNDESLLVLAGTEASRRWSQPVALSAVTLAAGAEIEHYPRIRHDVEEHLYIVGHAVGDLVHLLAELLENATAFSPPYTNVHVTGYEYAPSAVLIEVTDEGMGMSAEALEQANATLAEPPAADVAASERMGLFVVSHLAARLGVQVRLRPAERGLVANVWLPASVLAPAPHTDDQPGRNPAAAGRRASDYPTREIRAVGAALRASVGEPVAGRAPGAPGGYPPAFAAPSFTVPAPPPANRPEPARHPVSGDHPPRLVPAPRAAPALPAAPAAGPDRTGTVRRGNRRNTPTRAEDILASAAGGAAASGSVWWERQRGPVAPLPPTPAPAVVPVTAGTSSKGLPVRVPMASLPVAAEPPVPAPRDEPDPDAVSSMLSSFYGGIRRAEAEQTTEMTLAPVGRRGEEEQQ comes from the coding sequence GTGGTGGTTGCTCCCGGTGGCCCATCCGACAGCATGGTGCCCAACCATCGCCGCCGGCTGACCGACAACGGTGGCGTGGTACCCCACCGGCGCCGACTGCGGTTGCGCCCCCGGGACTGGCGGATGGGCACCAAACTCACCGCCGTGTTGATCATCCCGTCGGTCGCCTTCCTGGTGGTCGCGTCGGTGCAGACCGGATCGCTGGTCGGTCAGGCCACCGTGCTCAACGGATTCGCCAGCCAGGTCGAGGTCGGCAGCCAGATCACCGCGCTGGTCCACGAACTTCAGCAGGAACGTGACCGTTCGGCCGGGGAACTCGCCGCGCGGCAGGACGCGCCCGCCCGGTTCGACCCGGTGGTGAGCGCCGAGACGCTGCAGGCGCACTACGACGCCGTCGACCGCCGGATCACCGACTTCCGGGCCGCCGCCGAGCCGCTGGTCAGCGCGGACGCCGCCTGGCAGGTGGCCTACAGCCGGGTCAGCGAGTCGCTGGACCAACTGCCGTCCCTGCGGGCCTCGGTCTCCGGCGGCGTGGTCGGCGCGGACACCGTCTTCGGCAACTACACCCGGGCGATCGACGCGCTCCTCACCCTGCTCGCCGAGCCGTCCCCCGGGGTGGACCGACCCGATCTGACCCAGGCCGTGCTGCGGTACGTCCAGATCGCCCGGGTGAAGGAGTTCGGATCCCAGATCCGGGCCCGGCTCTACGCCGCCGCCCGCGTCGGCCAGTACGGACCCGAGGACCTGGTGGAGCTGACCGATCTACGGGCCCAGCAGCTGACCGCGCTCGCCGAGTTCCGGGTGACCGCGACCAACACCCAGATCGCCCGCTACCAGCAAGCCACCGCCGACGCACGGTTCGGGGCCGCCGTCGCGCTGGAGGAGACCACGATCGCCGGTGGCGCGGCGAGCCCGGCGGTACTCGAGCCGGACCAGTGGTGGACCGCCAGCCAGGACCGCCACCAACTGCTGCGCGAGGTCGAATCGGCCGTCCTGGACAACGCGATCAGCCAGGCCGACGCGCGGAGCACCCAGCAACTGCGGCAGACCCTGCTGGTCGCCGGCGCGGTGCTCGGCGTCTTGTTCATCGCGCTGCTCACCTCGGTGGCGATCGGTCGGTCCATCGCCCGTTCGCTGCGGACCCTGCGGAGCCAGGCGCTCCAGGTCGCGCAGCTCGACCTGCCGGACGCGCTGCAGCGGCTCCGTTCCGTAGAGGCCGGCGTGCCGCAGATCGAGGTGGCACCCGCCGCGGTCCGTACCCGCGACGAGGTCGGCGAGGTGGCGGAGGCGTTCGTCGCGGTGCACCGCAGCGCGGTCACCGTCGCCGTCGAACAGGCGGTGATGCGGCGCAACGTCAACGCGATGTTCGTCAACCTGGCGCGGCGTAGTCAGGTGCTGGTCGAACGCCAACTCGAACTGCTCGACGAACTCGAACGCGACGAGGGCGACCCGGACCAGTTGGACAACCTCTTCAAGCTCGACCACCTCGCCGCCCGGATGCGCCGTAACGACGAAAGCCTGTTGGTGCTGGCCGGCACCGAGGCCAGCCGCCGCTGGAGCCAGCCGGTGGCCCTGTCTGCTGTCACCCTCGCGGCCGGCGCCGAGATCGAGCACTATCCCCGGATCCGGCACGACGTGGAGGAGCACCTGTACATCGTCGGGCACGCCGTCGGTGACCTCGTCCACCTGCTGGCCGAGTTGCTGGAGAACGCGACCGCATTCTCCCCGCCGTACACCAACGTGCACGTCACCGGATACGAGTACGCCCCGAGCGCGGTCCTGATCGAGGTCACCGACGAAGGCATGGGCATGTCCGCCGAGGCGCTCGAGCAGGCCAACGCGACCCTCGCCGAACCCCCGGCGGCGGACGTGGCCGCCTCGGAACGGATGGGACTGTTCGTGGTCAGCCATCTGGCGGCCCGGCTCGGCGTACAGGTGCGGTTGCGGCCCGCCGAGCGTGGACTCGTCGCCAACGTCTGGCTGCCAGCGTCCGTACTCGCCCCCGCACCGCACACCGACGACCAACCGGGCAGGAATCCCGCCGCCGCCGGTCGCCGGGCCAGCGATTATCCGACCCGGGAGATCCGAGCGGTCGGGGCGGCGCTGCGCGCCAGCGTGGGCGAACCGGTCGCGGGTCGGGCACCCGGGGCACCCGGCGGCTATCCGCCCGCCTTCGCCGCCCCCTCGTTCACCGTGCCCGCTCCACCGCCGGCGAACCGGCCCGAACCCGCCCGGCACCCGGTGTCCGGCGACCACCCGCCGCGCCTGGTGCCGGCACCCCGGGCGGCGCCGGCGTTGCCGGCGGCCCCAGCGGCCGGCCCGGACCGCACCGGCACGGTCCGGCGCGGAAACCGGCGGAACACACCGACCCGGGCCGAGGACATCCTCGCCTCCGCTGCCGGTGGTGCCGCCGCCAGCGGCAGCGTCTGGTGGGAGCGGCAGCGGGGACCCGTCGCCCCACTGCCACCGACTCCGGCCCCGGCCGTGGTGCCGGTCACGGCGGGCACCAGCAGCAAGGGCCTTCCGGTACGGGTGCCGATGGCATCGTTGCCGGTGGCCGCCGAACCCCCCGTCCCCGCGCCACGGGACGAACCGGATCCGGATGCGGTGAGCAGCATGCTCTCCAGCTTCTATGGCGGCATCCGGCGGGCCGAAGCAGAGCAGACCACCGAGATGACCCTGGCGCCGGTCGGCCGCCGGGGCGAGGAGGAACAGCAGTGA
- a CDS encoding roadblock/LC7 domain-containing protein produces MTTLSQEARDLSWLVSAFAERVPGVAHAIVVSSDGLLVAVSDHLPRDHADKLSAVTSGLMSITTGAAQMFDNDVVKQTVVEMGRGYFLIMNIRDGSILATLAASDADIGVVGYEMARLAKQAGEMLTPALRAELQQALPR; encoded by the coding sequence GTGACGACGCTCAGCCAAGAGGCACGTGACCTGAGCTGGTTGGTGAGCGCGTTCGCCGAACGCGTTCCGGGGGTGGCGCACGCGATCGTCGTGTCCTCCGACGGGCTGCTGGTAGCCGTGTCGGATCATCTGCCCCGAGACCACGCCGACAAGCTCTCTGCGGTCACCTCCGGGTTGATGAGCATCACGACCGGAGCCGCCCAGATGTTCGACAACGACGTGGTCAAGCAGACCGTGGTCGAGATGGGCCGAGGGTACTTCTTGATCATGAACATTCGGGACGGCTCGATCCTCGCCACCCTGGCCGCCAGCGACGCCGACATCGGGGTCGTCGGCTACGAGATGGCCAGGCTCGCCAAGCAGGCGGGCGAGATGTTGACCCCGGCGTTGCGCGCCGAACTGCAGCAGGCGCTGCCACGGTGA
- a CDS encoding anthranilate synthase family protein yields the protein MTSPPTSLADVLASVDAAVDPGPFALLHRADQGQAELLTGVRQQVDRLADVPLPTGPHPATATLAVVPYRQIGERGFAHVDDGAPLECLLVEGYRRLPMADLVAALPTAAPATVAAGFDIADDAYADLVRRVLREEIGAGAGANFVLRRVFQARLADDGRRDDDYGADADGRAEAGRLRSAALTAGLCALRRLLRDEHGAYWTFLVYTGTRILVGATPERHVSVTDGLAMMNPISGTLRHPDGPPDAETLRAFLDDPKEVDELYMVLDEELKMMATVAEHGGQVIGPYLKRMSRLTHTEYLLAGRNCHDVREVLRQTMFAPTVTGSPIENACRVIARYEPQGRRYYAGVLALLGHDRHGQQTLDAPILIRAAEISLDGRIAVPVGATLVRHSSPAGEVAETYAKAAAVLTALGLAPGPRAADTARHSTITAVGDAATTGVVELDHPAVRRALAARNDRLARFWLDQRAPGALTRPALADRRIVMVDGEDSFTGMLTHLLRALGVEVVVVPWTEAGALDLAAGELVLVGPGPGDPRDPTEARIRELGRLVERALRHRHPLLGVCLGHQLLADRLGLPVRRRPMPYQGLQREIDFFGTPRRVGFYASFTAFADADTVPTPYGRTRCSRDGADGAVHALRSDRFAGVQFHPESVLSPDGSIILGDLLTGLLTETPAPEVGGVPYA from the coding sequence TTGACATCTCCTCCCACCTCCCTCGCCGACGTGTTGGCCAGCGTCGACGCGGCAGTCGACCCTGGTCCGTTCGCGCTGCTGCACCGCGCGGACCAGGGACAGGCCGAACTGCTGACCGGCGTACGGCAGCAGGTCGATCGGCTCGCCGACGTCCCGCTGCCCACCGGGCCCCATCCGGCCACCGCGACCCTGGCCGTGGTCCCCTACCGGCAGATCGGCGAACGCGGCTTCGCCCACGTCGACGACGGCGCTCCGCTGGAGTGCCTGCTCGTCGAGGGCTACCGTCGGCTGCCGATGGCCGACCTCGTCGCGGCCCTGCCGACCGCCGCGCCGGCTACCGTCGCCGCCGGCTTCGACATCGCCGACGACGCCTACGCCGACCTGGTACGGCGGGTTCTGCGGGAGGAGATCGGCGCGGGCGCGGGCGCCAACTTCGTCCTGCGTCGGGTGTTCCAGGCCCGGCTGGCCGACGACGGCCGCCGCGACGACGACTACGGTGCCGACGCCGACGGTAGGGCCGAGGCGGGGCGGCTGCGGTCAGCGGCGTTGACCGCCGGCCTGTGCGCGCTCCGCCGGCTGCTGCGCGACGAACACGGGGCGTACTGGACGTTCCTGGTCTACACCGGCACCCGGATCCTGGTCGGTGCCACCCCGGAACGGCATGTCAGCGTCACCGACGGCCTGGCGATGATGAACCCGATCAGCGGCACCCTGCGGCACCCCGACGGACCTCCCGACGCCGAGACGCTCCGGGCCTTCCTCGACGACCCGAAGGAAGTCGACGAGCTGTACATGGTGCTCGACGAGGAACTGAAGATGATGGCCACCGTGGCCGAGCACGGGGGCCAGGTGATCGGGCCGTACCTCAAGCGGATGTCCCGGCTGACCCACACCGAGTACCTGCTGGCCGGACGCAACTGCCACGACGTACGGGAGGTGCTCCGCCAGACGATGTTCGCCCCGACGGTCACCGGCAGCCCGATCGAGAACGCGTGCCGGGTGATCGCGCGATACGAGCCGCAGGGACGCCGCTACTACGCGGGTGTGCTGGCGTTGCTCGGCCACGACCGGCACGGGCAACAGACGTTGGACGCGCCGATCCTGATCCGGGCCGCCGAGATCAGCCTGGACGGGCGGATCGCGGTCCCGGTCGGAGCGACGCTGGTCCGGCACTCCTCCCCGGCCGGGGAGGTCGCGGAGACGTACGCCAAGGCCGCAGCGGTACTCACGGCGCTGGGTCTGGCCCCCGGTCCTCGGGCGGCGGACACCGCCAGGCACTCCACCATCACCGCCGTCGGTGACGCGGCCACCACCGGCGTGGTCGAGCTCGATCATCCAGCGGTACGTCGGGCGCTGGCCGCCCGCAACGACCGGTTGGCCCGGTTCTGGCTTGATCAGCGGGCACCCGGCGCGCTGACCCGACCCGCGCTCGCCGACCGCCGGATCGTGATGGTCGACGGGGAGGACAGCTTCACCGGGATGTTGACGCATCTGCTGCGGGCACTGGGGGTCGAGGTCGTGGTGGTGCCGTGGACCGAGGCCGGTGCGCTGGACCTGGCCGCCGGCGAACTGGTCCTGGTCGGGCCCGGGCCGGGCGATCCCCGCGATCCGACCGAGGCCCGGATCCGCGAACTGGGTCGGCTGGTGGAGCGGGCGTTGCGCCACCGGCACCCGTTGCTCGGCGTCTGTCTGGGTCATCAACTCCTGGCCGACCGGTTGGGGCTGCCGGTACGCCGCCGGCCGATGCCGTACCAGGGACTGCAGCGGGAGATCGACTTCTTTGGTACGCCGCGTCGGGTCGGCTTCTACGCCAGCTTCACCGCGTTCGCCGACGCCGACACCGTGCCGACCCCGTACGGTCGGACGCGGTGCAGCCGGGACGGCGCGGACGGTGCCGTGCACGCGCTGCGGTCGGACCGCTTCGCCGGTGTGCAGTTCCACCCGGAGTCCGTACTCAGTCCGGACGGGTCGATCATCCTCGGTGACCTGCTGACCGGTCTGCTCACCGAGACGCCCGCGCCGGAGGTCGGCGGAGTCCCGTACGCATAG
- a CDS encoding serine/threonine-protein kinase, with amino-acid sequence MVLPCGLRLDRRYVLSERIGLGGMSEVWRARDDLLDRPVAVKVLTPPIAAGLRAACRREARAAARITHPNVTQVYDYGEAHIDGGDPPLPYLVLELVEGENLAARLTRGPLPWPAAAWLTAQVASGLAAAHRIGVVHRDIKPGNIMLTTSGAKILDFGIAAVADGRPEPDGGWLLGTPTYAAPERLQHGPAHPAADVYALGALCYEMLTGSPPVAVRNWQEAAARLSRYDLPARPAVDGLPTAVTDLCLSCLGQEPTSRPAASEVAVALRDALGVVVEFPLPRPTAARQPRGGRTLVEAPVGPHGLASARNDEADVHLDRYDEADVHLDRYRYDPERYDPERDDPAAGWPGRTGARPRSMLALVGLCGAAAAAVMALAIVATAFLVSPPSAHEQLAGPPSPVAVTPTPSSAGRSPDPTMATPDLLANAALLVDEFDLLVADASTTGRIRADAAADLRDTADRLRATVAEGTSVAEIRDHVARLRRQLAGHRQEGTVEAALSIQLDLMLASLVADLVD; translated from the coding sequence ATGGTCCTCCCTTGCGGCCTCCGACTCGACCGGCGGTACGTGCTGAGCGAACGGATCGGGTTGGGCGGGATGTCCGAGGTCTGGCGCGCCCGCGACGACCTGTTGGACCGGCCCGTCGCGGTGAAGGTGTTGACCCCGCCGATCGCCGCCGGTCTGCGAGCGGCGTGTCGACGGGAAGCACGCGCCGCCGCCCGGATCACCCACCCGAACGTCACCCAGGTGTACGACTACGGCGAAGCGCACATCGACGGTGGCGATCCACCGCTGCCCTACCTCGTTCTCGAACTGGTCGAGGGAGAAAATCTCGCCGCCCGGCTCACCCGAGGCCCGTTGCCCTGGCCGGCTGCGGCCTGGCTGACCGCGCAGGTCGCCAGCGGTCTTGCCGCCGCGCACCGGATCGGCGTGGTGCACCGCGACATCAAACCCGGCAACATCATGCTGACCACCAGCGGCGCCAAGATCCTCGACTTCGGTATCGCAGCGGTCGCCGACGGCAGGCCGGAACCGGACGGCGGTTGGCTCCTCGGCACCCCGACGTACGCCGCCCCGGAGCGTCTCCAGCACGGACCCGCGCATCCCGCCGCCGACGTCTACGCCCTGGGCGCGCTCTGCTACGAGATGTTGACCGGGTCGCCGCCGGTCGCGGTGCGGAACTGGCAGGAGGCAGCCGCCCGGCTGAGCCGCTACGACCTGCCGGCTCGGCCGGCTGTCGACGGCCTGCCGACCGCGGTGACCGATCTCTGTCTGTCCTGTCTGGGTCAGGAGCCGACCAGCCGGCCGGCCGCCAGTGAAGTCGCCGTGGCGCTGCGCGACGCGCTCGGTGTCGTGGTCGAGTTTCCGCTGCCGAGACCGACCGCAGCCCGTCAGCCGCGAGGCGGTCGTACGCTGGTCGAGGCGCCGGTCGGACCGCACGGGCTGGCCTCGGCCCGGAACGACGAGGCCGACGTCCATCTGGACCGGTACGACGAGGCCGACGTCCATCTCGACCGGTACCGGTACGACCCGGAACGGTACGACCCGGAACGCGACGACCCGGCCGCCGGGTGGCCCGGCCGGACCGGGGCCAGGCCCCGGTCGATGCTGGCCCTGGTCGGGCTCTGCGGAGCGGCAGCCGCCGCCGTGATGGCGCTCGCGATCGTGGCGACCGCCTTCCTGGTGTCACCGCCATCCGCCCACGAGCAGCTCGCGGGTCCGCCCTCCCCCGTCGCGGTCACCCCGACGCCGTCGTCGGCCGGTCGATCACCGGACCCCACCATGGCGACGCCCGATCTGCTGGCCAACGCCGCGTTGCTCGTCGACGAGTTCGACCTGCTGGTCGCGGACGCGTCGACGACCGGGCGGATCCGCGCCGACGCCGCCGCCGACCTGCGGGACACGGCCGACAGGCTCCGCGCGACGGTCGCCGAGGGGACCAGCGTAGCCGAGATCCGCGATCACGTTGCCCGGCTACGCCGGCAGTTGGCCGGGCACCGCCAGGAGGGGACCGTCGAGGCCGCGCTGTCGATCCAGCTCGACCTGATGCTGGCGTCCCTCGTCGCCGACCTGGTCGACTGA